In Oryza brachyantha chromosome 1, ObraRS2, whole genome shotgun sequence, the following are encoded in one genomic region:
- the LOC102705859 gene encoding protein IQ-DOMAIN 1-like, whose amino-acid sequence MGASGKWIRTLVGLRPAAERARAGAGKGRRWSRLWRSSSSQRSTGNASASEVPSETSSSADALSSVVAAVVRAPPRDFRLIRQEWAAVRIQTAFRAFLARRALRALRGIVRLQALVRGRRVRKQLAVTLKCMQALVRVQARARDRRARISADGLDAQDMLDERSSGRVDPVKEAEAGWCDSQGTADDVRSKIHMRHEGAIKRERALSYALSHQRCSNHGGRPSSPAVSLRHHGNGANRSNNSWSYLEGWMATKPWESRLMEQTNTENSTNSRCSESVEEINLAGPKLSDASSVKIRRNNVTTRVVAKPPSMISATSSDFVYDESSPSTSSVTPMSGTNTLATERRSDCGQVGGPNYMSMTKSAKARQGGYGSQKPPLQRQKSGDLLHHSRTAFSSIDVQSTAGSEVSVTSKRLNSLTLKSRVARSLDKENERQQSSLL is encoded by the exons ATGGGGGCGTCGGGGAAGTGGATCAGGACGCTGGTGGGGctgaggccggcggcggagagggcgAGGGCCGGCGCGGGGAAGGGGCGGAGGTGGAGCAGGCTGTggcggagctcgtcgtcgcagAGGAGCACCGGGAacgcgtcggcgtcggaggTGCCCTCCGAGACGTCGTCCTCCGCCGACGCGCTCAGCTCCGTCGTCGCGGCCGTCGTCCGCGCGCCGCCCAGGGACTTCCGCCTCATCAGGCAGGAGTGGGCCGCCGTCCGCATCCAGACCGCCTTCCGCGCCTTCCTG GCGAGGCGCGCGTTGAGGGCGCTGCGAGGGATCGTACGGCTGCAAGCGCTGgtgcgcggccgccgcgtgcGCAAGCAGCTGGCTGTCACGCTCAAGTGCATGCAGGCGCTCGTCCGGGTGCAGGCTCGCGCACGGGATCGTCGAGCCAGGATCTCCGCGGACGGCCTCGACGCGCAGGACATGCTTGACGAGCGCAGCAGCGGTCGCGTTGATCCTGTCAAGGAAGCCGAG GCAGGGTGGTGTGATAGTCAAGGCACTGCTGACGATGTAAGATCAAAGATACACATGAGGCATGAGGGTGCAATCAAGAGAGAAAGGGCACTTTCTTATGCTCTTTCCCACCAG aggTGTTCAAACCACGGTGGGAGGCCTAGCTCTCCCGCTGTATCTCTCAGGCACCATGGCAATGGGGCTAACAGGAGCAACAATAGTTGGAGCTATTTGGAAGGGTGGATGGCCACAAAACCTTGGGAGAGCCGACTGATGGAGCAAACCAATACTGAAAACTCCACCAATTCGCGATGTTCAGAGAGCGTCGAGGAAATTAACCTGGCTGGTCCGAAACTTTCGGATGCAAGCTCAGTCAAGATCAGAAGGAACAATGTTACAACAAGGGTGGTAGCAAAGCCTCCCTCCATGATCTCGGCTACCTCTTCTGATTTCGTGTACGACGAGAGCTCGCCATCTACATCTTCTGTTACTCCAATGTCTGGCACCAATACCTTAGCAACAGAGAGAAGATCTGATTGTGGTCAGGTTGGTGGTCCGAACTACATGAGCATGACCAAATCGGCCAAAGCAAGGCAGGGTGGTTATGGCTCTCAGAAGCCACCCCTTCAAAGGCAAAAGTCTGGTGATCTCCTCCATCACAGCAGGACGGCATTCTCTTCGATAGATGTTCAAAGCACTGCTGGCTCGGAGGTCTCGGTTACTTCAAAGAGGTTAAACAGTCTGACCCTGAAAAGTCGAGTCGCAAGAAGTTTAGACAAGGAGAATGAGAGACAACAAAGTTCCTTGCTTTAG